TTCACTAGGGAGAGAAAGAGGCGGTCATTGAAGGATCTTGCCAATGAAGTACTTGGTGCTAAAATACAACAGAGTGAACACTGCCCCGTATGTGATACTATAAACATGATTACTGATTTGTCAACAGCCTAACACTTCCATCTTGATGTCACTTCTGCTCATGATTACTTGCATGGCCACTATTGATGCTCTTACAGATTGAGGATGCCCGAGCTGCGATGTTCAtttacaacaagcacaagaaaacATGGGAGAAGAACATGAAAGAACAATTCAGGTTCAAAAAGAAGCTCAAGAAGCGAGGCAAGAAGAAACCTGCTGAGTCCAATACAAATGACCCCAATGTCCCGACTGTGCTTCTATAGAGACTAGCAAAAGATACCTGGGAACCTGTGCGAACCATTTCCATACTCGACATGAAGTTTTTCACTCTGACAAGTGGTATGGATATGATAAATCCTACTGGAACTGTCTCAAGTCAGTATCTAACCATAAAACTTTCAGAGAATACTTGATGCCAATGTCGTGATTTGAAAACCATTGATTCATAATTCTCTGTGTAGCATTTGTCCTAGGGAAACAATGTTTGTAATGAAAATTTTGTAGTTGAACATCCATGTACACTGTAGTGTGTAAATTCACACTTGCATTCAGGTTTTGTAACAAACATTTCCACCATCAACTGAAAAATGTCACAGGTGACAAGATTGGGTTGCTGAGAATTGGATTCTGAGGACTGGGCTGCCTTGCAGCAATCGTAGCAGATGTGAGACTGAGACCTCTCTGCTGCTCATGGCGTTTCCTAACTGTGAACTGGTGCTGGTGCAGGGGCAGGGAGTTGGTGTCCAGCATGTGGAGGATGACCACCATGAGCAGGGAGCAGGTGAACATCGGGATCGGGCCGAAGATCCACATGAGCAGCGTGGTGGCGAAGTAGAGCGCCCGGAGCCCCATGGACCAGAAGTTGCCGCCCCGGATGACGGCGTGCTGCACGTAGGCTGCCGGCACGTCGGAGTCGAGGGTGGTGATGAGGAAGCTGGCCTGGACGTAGTACCTGGCCGAGTGGATGAAGCAGGTGAAGGAGGCGAGGAAGCAGACGAGGAGCGAGATGTACTTGACGGCGGCCGTGCCCTGGCTGCGGTCGCCGTAGACGAGCCCCGTCATGAACACCTTGGTGGTGCTGCTAATCCAGGCGCCGATGAGGGAGCCCAGCGCGATGGAGAGGGAGGCCAGGTTGGCGGACGCCGAGATGCTGCTGGAGATGACGCTCAGCGCCAGCGATGTCTCGTCCGGGGAAGCCCGGACCATGCGCCGCACCCAGGCCGCCTTGTTGTGGTTCTCGTAGCCGATGATGGTGGTGCTGGGGTGCCGGAGGATGCGGTagaggaggagcaggtggtAGCTAAGCATCACCACCAGGCCGCAGGGGACCAGCACCAGGTCCAGGGACCCCTTCTCCAGCTTCAtcgcctctcctctcctctgttCTTGTGCTCTAGGCTTGAAGGCTTCGTTGTAGCTCTTCTCTGCAGGTGTCTCGCATTTTGATGCTGTTTCTTGGAGTTCTGTAGTCTGTAGAGGACGTGAGATCTTTGTGGCTTGTGGTTTGCGGTTTTATTTGGATTTTGTGGGTGCTACTTGCTAGTGGCTGGGTCATGGGCTCCTGGTTGCTTATGAGTTTTGCATTTAGCGTTGCTGTCGTGGTACTGACGGCGAGGCTTGTCGCTCGGGCCCAAAGACTGCGAGCACGGCAAGCAAAATTTGTTGATCTTGCTTCGAAGAAACGCCGGGAGATGTAATTGCTCGACGGGTTTCCGGATCCTCCAGGATAGGATCCAACCGGTAGCAGCTCCACTCGATTCCGTCATCCAAGAAATAGCATAAAATTAAACGTAATGGGATTACTTAATCCAAGTTAATTAGCTAGGTGAAACCATCAACGATTCAACCAATGCGCACAAATCTTAATCAAGCACAACAGCAGAGtagcatttctttttcttgtttttttttgttttaccaAAAGCAGACTGACATTTCCTTGGTACATCCTCGCGGTGTCAAATTCCTTTCTGGCTTTCTATCCGTAGTTGAAAGCTCTAATAATGCATCCTTGGTAACACACAAAGGGTTAAACTAAAGCTCCTGGATGAAACGTGGATGTGTTCCCTGATGCAAACCTTGCGAGATTAAAGCAAATCTGCAATTCAGAATGGCCGGCCACAAATTCTATAATAATACAAATCGTGAAATAAACAAAAATGTTGTTCGATAGCGGGTATATAGGAGGCCACGGACCCGTTATGTCACGCCCTGTGTGTACCACCATGTGTTTGCTTGCACTCAAAAGGCACAAGCCTATTTGAGTACATCGTATAATTGACCATTACGGTGATTAGGTCAAATCCCCCCACCCAAAAAAATATGAAAGAACATTTCGTGCTCACATGGCACTCACTGTTCATACCAGCTAGATCCGCATTATGTAGCCTACGAGCTTTTAAGTTTGGCGGTGCAGCTAGTCTGCCTATCCAAAGTCACCCGGATTACGTAGCCTACGAGCTCAAGTTTGTATAGTCTGcttatcataaaaatatatcCTAAAAGCCTATTATGTCCTATTTAGAACTACTCCATGATACAGCGTGGGAGGTGTGGTCGTGCACTTTAATGAAAAATCACCTAGCTCCTCCTAAGTTTatctaacttttttttaaaaaaatatatagctTCGGTTGCAGATCTCCAAGCCAAACATCTCGGGCTCCACAAACTCtagtttcgaaaaaaaatatgaatataggGATCAACTTCAAATTTTTTGCAAAACTCTTTAAGAGTTATTTCCAAAAACATGGTTTTAAACCTCCTCTGGTAATTACCTACCGTGCTACTTAGATGAGCGCTGCATACTGgagctccaccgccggcgccgccacctgcgGCGGCCTAGCCAAAGCGCGCCggggtgccgccgccgtcgcgctctACGCGCTTCTCGGCGCCGCAGGCTTCGCGGGGATCGAGGGCGCTTATTGGGCCGTTGAGTCGTGGCACAGTGGCCTCCTCAGGTCCGGCCGCGAAGTACGGATTGGAGGGCGGCCTGCCAGCTCTGGTACCCATCAGGCCCCATCACTCCACGAGAGTTTTTGGGGGATCCACACCGAGGAGGACACGTAAAGGAAAATGGGCTTCTGTTTCGGCCCCTTTTTACGCTATGTTGTTGTCATAGGAGctctaaaaaaataattattgccGTTTTGTGTCATAAATATGCTTTCAGATTTTATACCCAACGACATAAGATATCGTCCAAAAAAACCATTGGCAAGGTAACACATGCAATTTTGTTCTATTTTTCCATGTGAAGTGCACTTACTTTTTTATTCCTGTTTTTATTGGAAAATGCAGCTCAGTAGAAATTTTTTAATGTATATGCATTTGCAAAGGGAGTTCAGTAACATTTTCAGGATCAAAGTGTTATTCTGGGGCCAACCTATGCGATGCCAGGATTTAGAGTTGGATCTATCCAAGTTTCTggtttatttttttcttgatgACTCAAGTTTGGGGCTTAATTGTATGTAGGGTGCCAAACCCGAGTCTTGTTTGGGTGGTTGGACACTGGTTTTTCGGTGGTCAGAATAAAGTGTAAGGAAATGTTTTGGTTATTCTTTTATTTCAAACTTTGAAATTATGCTCTTAATTACTTCTTTATTATTTCAAAGTATCCCATTTATTCAAACAAGAAAGGGTGGCTCTGCTGCTTCAGCTACGGCTCCCGCTCCACTAGCaactcccgctcctcctccgagCGGCGGCCTGCGCCTCGGCCGTCGGAGGGGGGCCTCGATGCTCGTAGTCGCGAGCGTCCGTGGCAATGTCCAAGAGCAGCCTGTCGTGGGACTGGGAGTGGGCTAGCTCCACGGAGTCCCGCGGTGCAGGCATGTGAGCGCCTTCTCGACCTCAGCGCGGCGCGAGGGCGGCGAGGCGCGGCCGCCCGAGCCGTGGTTGCGCGTTGGCGGCCGGCTGCGGCAGCGAGGACCGGCGCGtgggccggtgccggtgccggcgccgatGCTGCGCGAGCCGCGTGTGGACAACGGCAGCGCCGCGTCTGAGGCAAAGCGGGGCCGGCAGTGCATCGCCGAGTCCGCGGCACCGGGCGTGCTCCCGGACTACGCCAACAAGTCCGTGCCAGCCGAGAAGATCGCCGAGCTCACGTTGCTCGACCTAAGCGCGCACGGGAGCGGAGGGCCTCCGCCGCGAGCGAGTGACGGCGGTCCACCGGGGACCCCCGGGCGAGGTCATGCGGACGGCACGTTGGGGCACGGCCGGAGCTCCAGGCCGAGACCTCGCGCGTGAAGTACGGGGAGTGTTGTGGGGATGGTGGCTGTTCTCCGCAGGCCACGACGACGTtgagcagcgcggcggccgcgtTCTCCCAGGTTCTCGACGTCACTGACGGTCAAGGTGAGGTTGTTAAGCAACATAGCGGCCAAGAGAGTTACCCCAATAACCTCGTCTGCACAAGCTCAAGAAGCAAAGAGCGAGGCagcagataaaaaaaaaaacgtgGCCGGGGGAAGACCGCCCCACGATTTTTCATTAAGGCcgcgtttgggtccaaggaattggaatctatttatgaagtaggctaatttatgttgaaaatgtggcattccacaactttccaaagtttagatataagcctatcttaaattcatggggtgagagatggaaattgattggttattagaatggaattcaattcttatagcacgctcttagactcgcttctctatagtagaagtgcagcatacaagtatctctcccatatcaccaactataatatacaactatattccacatacaattatattagcttaattaatttgtgtctaaattataattattaggatggaattcaattccaatgatccaaacgagGCCTAAGAGAAAGTTTAACCGGCTTCCGGCCGTGAAAAAATCCCGAACCTTGGCTGCGCCAGCGAGGGTTTTTTTTTACGCACCGGGTTCGAGCCGGGCGGGTGGTGTCCACGACGGAAGCGCCCACCGTTGAGCTATCTGTCGGTTCGCAAGGCAGCGGACAACGAGGAGATGGTGGGTGCATAAGGGTGGGTGTTTTTTTTAAGCTCCTGGGCCTCTCATTTATCTAGTATTTTTTTGTGAAATGTTCATGCTGATTTGGTTCAGAAATAGCTCCGATACGTGATGTGTGAATGGCTCTGCCTTCCCTCTGCTTTGTGCTTGTAGCTTCCATGTGTACTGCTCGTGCTAGCTGAATGGTGAATCGATGGAAAAATTGAGTACTGATTTTTTTAATGATCGAGTTATTCTACTTCGGTGAAAAATTGATGGAAAAATTGCAGCAATGGtgggagaaaaaaatattgtactGCCTTTAAGCTTGCACAAAATTGTTTCTTTAGTgagatggattttttttcttctggcCATCCACGCGATGTTTGCATGACTCGGTAGTTTTTTTCTCTACtcttatttgtattttttatttttttcctttcagcTATGAATGTTATTCCTTTATCTGTGTTTTCAAAAATATGGTACACGGTGTGTGTGCATCTTATTTAAACAACGATACATAGGGTGTGCAATGTTATGCATTTGATACAATAGTGTACATTAAGTGTACAATATTATATAGGATTGGAGATAGAGAATGTGGTATGTGCGCCTAAACAGTAAGGTCAGCTCCAGTGTCAAATCAATTTTGCTCTAACAGGTGAAAAGCGTGTCAGGAAATTTGATGTTCGCATTGCATGCTTTGGTATGTGGGTCCCGCCACTCAATTAGAGTTGATAGAACAAAATAAAGCAATGTTTCTCTCTCTACGTGTCAGCTATTGGTTTGCCGTGAAGAGCCTGGGTATCTGCTTATAGCACGGTAGCTCATTGTTTATTCAGCTCGGTTTGACTCATATGCGGAATGCGATTTTACTTCTAACATGCATGGTTCGATGGCTATTGTGTGCTCAGTTCGATTTATTGAGCTACAAATCGATTTTGAGCAACACTAGAGCTGGCCTAAGGGTATAGATAAACAACTTGTCTAATTGAAGGGCAAATAACACCGGTACAATTGTGTACAAGGGGAATGGGTACCCTGCTACCACTATGTACATCACAATTGTTTTTTTAATCGCACAATAGAGACGCAGGCATTCACATCATTATTAAATGACTATATGTAAAAGtatgtgtttttttatttttgaaatcaCCATATGCAACAACTCTTTTCCGAATTTTCAAATATTAAATGCATGAAACCTATATGTGGGTGGGGATGTGAGTTAAAAAGTTAATAGAAAAGGTGTACCTCATGGCACCTATGTACCACTATAGCTTTATGTCTTGTCCTACTGCCAAGATTCTTGGTCATATGTCCTATTCGGTTCATATACAACCAATAAAAGATataaatacaaacatacaaCCAATAAAAGATATAAATACAAATATAATACGAATAGTTAGGACAAGATCACATGGAATCCAATTGATATCAAGGGTCAGGATTGCTTTCATCGAAACTGCCGGGTGTATCATCAATTTTTTGCATATCTTAAGTGTTCGTTGGAGTTCTTTTTTCACTGCTGCTTTCTTGACTAGTTGTCGTTAGGTGAACTTTGATAAGTTTCATTCAATAGTCAATAGAGCTGACCTTTTTCCATGATATTGCAATGATTCATCTATGATGTCACTAGGGTGTACTAACTCATCCTGGGCTAACTCATCCTGAGCTAGTACAAAATTTACATGGAAGTTAGTGAAGACCTGAGCTTTAAGTTCGCGATGCTTTCTTTCTTAAGACCCCTTTCTTTACTCATTTTCCTTCATAACACATTTACCCAAAGGTTTATTATGCAAGGATATTATCAGGTAACGTGTACAGTATATGCACCGTAATTGAGAATTACTTTCCACTTAGCCATACCTTTTTACTTTTAAATCTATAGCGTTTAGGACAAACTAATTTGTACCCTAATTTGACAAACCCAAAGGCCAAAACAGAACTGCTACTGTGCTACCTGACCTTATAAAAAAAAACCGCTACATCCCCTAAAGCCCCAAACAGGGCCCAACTGTCAGGACAATGAAATCCTGATCCTACATGACCTTATAAAAAAAACGCTACATCCCCTAAAGCCCCAAACAGGACACAACTGTCAGGACAATGAAATCCTGATTTTTGGGTTGAAACCAGGATGATCGATCCTGAATTGTGGGCTGAAATCGAAAAGATTGAACCAGACTAAATGGatgccacaagcccacaactcTAGATCCACATCTTTATATTTAAGCGCCTTTTCAATTGAAAAGTTGTTTAGATGCCAAAAAAGTTGCTAAACTATTATATCTGAACTTCCTAGCCACTTGACCAACGAGAACTTTTGTAGCTAAATTTTAGGCATGACTTCAAATGAAAAATAGTTTGACAAACACATATCTCCCAAGTGCAGTACAATTTTCACATAATGGTCATCTCTACCTGAGATGATATGAAAATATATGTGATTTTTCATTGAATATCATCAGCGGGCTCGATCTAAATTTATCGGCTATACAAGTGCCAATTTGACATAGAGCTCCTAGTGTGGCTACCGGTGGCTGAGAGGCTCACATAGTTTCACAATTCTATAAATTTGACTACTATTTTCTAATATTCCTCAGCTATTGCCTTCTTCCAAAtgtttcatcttctttttaatataatcggcagctctgcaccttttaaaaaaaacttcttcCAAACATAATTGCTGAAACCTTTGCGTCTCCATGTTAAAAAGGTCACGAGGGCAAACGATCGGCAGTACAGGAGATTGCATTTATTCGGGCTGGGATTGAGTATACGGCAGGCAATCCTATCTGCCAAATCTGACAGAGAAATGCATGGCTTCCACACGAGCGCTAGCCCACGGCACAAGGCACCAAAGTCTCTGGCAAGCACCTGCTAACTCTTGAACTATTCAGCTTGCCGTCAACGGACACCAGTGATGGATGAACAGTGAGTCAACGGCGTGCTAAACATGGATGAAAGCTCCCATGATCATCAATGGCGTCTCCTCAGCCCTCCCTCCCAAATTAAGAATCATGGCGCAAAACGATCAGAGGTTTGTTGGTTACTTGTCCTTGATGATGCGGAATTTTACCACAATTCGCAGGAAATGTTTGTAGTTGTTGGAAGAAATTCTGAGTTCCGAACAGGGTCGACATCGAAAAAAACACTGGATCAATTTGGAATCAGCTGTACATTCTACTCATGATCTAAGCAGTAACTGTACTTTttacaaaacaaaacaagaagCTTCTGAAAGTTGTACATGAGACAAGAACATTTTCCTACTACCCTAGCAAGTTACCGGTAGTAATCAGTTGGTCACTTCCCCAGAGAATTCAACGTCTATGGGGTTTTCATTCACACGGGAGGCCGGAGCAGCATGTCCGCCTTGTGGACGCTCCTGCTGGGGCCAAGAAGGCATCCACTGAGAcgcccctcgccgccgtcgtcgggtTCGTCGTCCTCACCCGCCGGTGCGCCGTCGCGGCGACGGTACGCGGCTTCCACGTCGCTGAGGATGGCCGACACCTCCGCCATCCCCGGACGGCTCCTCCCGTCGTTGCCCACGCACGCCAGCGCCACCCTGGCCGCCCGCGCCAGCAGCCGCGCCTCCGCCTTGTcggccggcgcgccggcgcgcgccACGTCGAGCACCTCCACGCTGGCGCCGCCGCGTATGCGCGGCAGGGCCCAGTCCGCCAGCCGGCCGCCGTCCCAGCGCCGCCCGGtgagcagctccagcagcaccGCGCCGAGCATGTACACGTCGTCCTCCGCGCGGGCGTCGTCGCGGCGGTCGAGGAAGCCGGCGAGCCCGTAGTCGGTGAGCCTGACCGCGAGcctcccgccggcggcggacgagctCACGAGAACGTTGCACGGCCGCACGCGGCCGTGGACCACGCCGTGAGCGTGCAGGTGCGCCagcccgcgcgcggcgccggcggcgaccgcggcgcGCTGGCGCCACGGCAGCGTCGTGGGGACGTGGCGCGCGTCGTCGTCCCGGGCGAGGAGCCTGTCGAGGCCGACGGCGCCGACGGGGGCTCGCTCGACGAGGAGGACTCGCTCGCCGGGGCCCTCGGAGAGGCCGACGATTGCCGCGAGGTTGGGATGAGGCGGCACGGCGAGCgagcggacggcggcggggaaccgccgcccgccggggtCCCCGAGGACGAGGTGCGGGTGCATGCGCTTGGCGGCGatcccgggcgccgccgcgtaCACGGCGAAGTGCCTCCCCTGCCCGATGACCCGGCTCGGGTGGAACCCGTCGGTGGCGCGATCGACGTCAGCGAGCGGGACCACCTGGAGAGGCGCCGTCGTCGCCACGGCCGCAGAGCCAGAGTGGGCCGCGGCAAGGTCGGCGTCGGCTCCTCTCGCGGCTGCCGCACGCCGCTTGCGCCAGAGCAGGAAGAGCGCGACGGCCAGCGCGAGGAGca
The genomic region above belongs to Setaria italica strain Yugu1 chromosome VI, Setaria_italica_v2.0, whole genome shotgun sequence and contains:
- the LOC101754636 gene encoding uncharacterized protein LOC101754636, which encodes MKLEKGSLDLVLVPCGLVVMLSYHLLLLYRILRHPSTTIIGYENHNKAAWVRRMVRASPDETSLALSVISSSISASANLASLSIALGSLIGAWISSTTKVFMTGLVYGDRSQGTAAVKYISLLVCFLASFTCFIHSARYYVQASFLITTLDSDVPAAYVQHAVIRGGNFWSMGLRALYFATTLLMWIFGPIPMFTCSLLMVVILHMLDTNSLPLHQHQFTVRKRHEQQRGLSLTSATIAARQPSPQNPILSNPILSPVTFFS
- the LOC101755458 gene encoding leucine-rich repeat receptor protein kinase EMS1, with the translated sequence MHDAVVAAVHHALFAGATAVLLALAVALFLLWRKRRAAAARGADADLAAAHSGSAAVATTAPLQVVPLADVDRATDGFHPSRVIGQGRHFAVYAAAPGIAAKRMHPHLVLGDPGGRRFPAAVRSLAVPPHPNLAAIVGLSEGPGERVLLVERAPVGAVGLDRLLARDDDARHVPTTLPWRQRAAVAAGAARGLAHLHAHGVVHGRVRPCNVLVSSSAAGGRLAVRLTDYGLAGFLDRRDDARAEDDVYMLGAVLLELLTGRRWDGGRLADWALPRIRGGASVEVLDVARAGAPADKAEARLLARAARVALACVGNDGRSRPGMAEVSAILSDVEAAYRRRDGAPAGEDDEPDDGGEGRLSGCLLGPSRSVHKADMLLRPPV